ACCCTATAAGCCCTAGATGCAAGCATTTCTTCTCTTGGCTGAGCACTAAAGGACCAAATATTTGAATATCGACGATAATAGACATCATCATCATACGAATTAAGCTTGACCGGAAGCGCTTCCGGCGTCATATAAACACCAACATGGCTCCAATCGCTCACGGTAGGACTAGGAAGTTGCGTATAAGGACGGTTTTCATAAAGCCAATCAACGATATACGATCTATGCGAATAACCAGCCCCATCGCGGACGCTTTCAAAATCTTTATAAGTAATTTGCTTGTTATACTCATAAGGAGATGCTTGCACCGGATTATTGAGAGGGATATTCCGAGTCGACACCGAATACCCATATGTATCAGCTCTCGTTATCGATGGACATTCATTCTTTTCATAGCTAGTTGAATTTGTGTAATTATCGCAAGTATAAGACCCCTGCACAGCATCATCACCTACATAACCACTAGTAAGCGGAATAAAATTATTCATTAGATAATTCGGATAAACACCCCATCTGCCAAAAAAGACATCTGAGTGACCAGACGTGTAAACATGTCCCGTATTCGCAAATTTTACGTTTACCGCATAATAATTCAATCCAGAATATCCGCTAATATCACCATGATTATTGAATATACCTTCGATTGCTAAGGCATCACTTTTCAAGCCCGAGCTCAACTTTGCCAAAGCATTATTTCCAATCTTCTGCTGTTTATCAGCCTTGTTTTTGGAATAGTCTACATTCTTATAGACCATCGGGGAATTCATTTTACTACCCTTACGACCAAGAAGGTCATAATTCACAGATGCGGCACTAGCGCCAATGCACCCAAACGCAACCATTAAGGCTATTTGCTTTTTCATTATCACTCCTTTCTTATAAAATAAAGCATATAAAATATAATCAATTTATTCAAAAAATCAACATAACAAAAAATTTTGTATATAACAATTTATTAGTACACCACAAGCACTTTACATAACATAAGCAAACAATTTTATACAAAAAAGGCCGGAACAGATCCGACCTTTCCAAAATTCCAAACCCACAATTTATTAATAGAAGGCAACATCAAAGCCAAGGACAATTTGGTCCTTGTAATTTGCGCTAGACTTATCCTGTCCCATAAATTGAATTTCAAATATCACATAATCTTTATCTATATCGGATGTCAAAACTTGGAAATTTTGATTCGGCTCAGTCGCATACAATGGATTATGGTATTCAGGATCAATCGTCGTATAACGACTACGATAAGAAAGAAGACGGAAATGTTGAGGATAATCGCCTAATCTACCAATATCACTACCATGGTTCAACCATGTAATGGCCGCTGTATATTTATTTGCACCGCTAGGTCTCTTAACGGCAAAAGAAACTTTTTTTCTATCTCCCATCAGTTTATTGATATCACCGATCCAATAGCGAGATTCATGAACAATTCCACTAGATGATCCGCGCTGAGGCATCATGCTCCCATAAGTCGGGACTCCCTTACCACTAGCCTTACTAGACGTCATTAGCAAAGCCTTTACAACTTCTGGATGCCAGCGATAGAACGCATTGGCCGACAGCAATTCAGCGACCATGCCCGCCGTATAAGCGGCAGCCATTTCCGTACCATCATAATACGGGGTATATATATAAGTACCGTTCGACGAAGAGGAATACACCCTTTTCTGATCATTCATGTAAAAATGAGAATAGTTATATATTTCCGGCTTTAAATTACGAAAACGGGTATTATTACAGACAACAACACCATTTTCTTCCACTATGCCGCTCCCACAAATATACGATTGACTCGATGTATAGTACGCAGGTTCTCCAGTAAGAGGATCAACTACTCCGACTGTAACAGCATTCGCAGCTTGTCCAAGCCTCGAAATATGCCCATTACGTAAGTAAACATTATAATTACCGGCGGCAACCAATTCTACAGTACGGTTTTCATAGATGTAATTATCAAGCAATTTAGCCGTACCCGAATAAAACATCATGTCGTCATCCGGATTGTAAGGATCCCGACCAGGATGAGCCCCAATATAAATCTGCGGTCCCTTAGTATCAGAAGACGGATCCATTGGACGATTTTTGCCCACATAAATCGAAGCACGGTTTGTTCCAGCCTTTAAAACGCTATACATCCTGGACGCAAGCACTTCATTTTCAGGCGTAGGGTTCGTAAACTGGTCACCAGCTCTATGACGAAGGAACGGTACCGATTTACTCCAATCCAATTGGACAGGAAGCGCATCAACAGGGATATAGACACCCACATCAGCCCAATCAGAAGCATCATTTCCAGACGGATTATCGTACCAAGATATACTATACCTTTGAGACAAAAGGATCTTTACAGCATCATAAGAAACATATCTAAGATCCCCATAACGTGAATACGGAGATCGTTGCACCGGATTGTTGAAATCATCAATTTCTTTAGACAAAGAATATTCATTCGAGTTGACATTCGTCCAGCCACTACCATATTCATAATTCGGGCTATAGCTTGCCCATACAGGAACAGACTTAAACGCCATATTCGACTGGTTCATGTAACCATAGCGACCTTTCAATACATCATAGTATTCCTCACTCACAGAACCGTTCGCTCTATAGCGTTTCAAATAGTAAGGGAACGGATCTCGAGGAGATGCATACTGATAATCAAAGCCCATGCTATTGAAAGCCCCGGTCAAAGCATCATAATCATTCGTGATTCCAACGCCTTTTTTCGCTAAAGCGCGAGTTTTCAAAGAGGCGTCATTTTTCTGCGATTCGCTCTTTTGGTTCTTGGAATAGTCTACATTCTTATAGACCATCGGCGAATTCATTTTACTGCCCTTACGGCCTAGAAGGTCGTAATTTACAGAAGCAGCGCTAGCGCCAATGCACCCAAACATTACAGCTAATGCTATTTGCTTTTTCATTTTTTCTCCTTTTTACAAAATAAAGCATATAAAATATAAACATTTTATATAAAAATACAATATAAAATAAATTTCTTTTGCAAAGAAAATTCAAAATAATTTAACAGACAATATCAAACAACAGAATTCAGCTTGTTATTTTAGACGATACAGCTTATATTCAATAGATTTACAAACAACAAAAAAAAGCTAATCTACAAGAAGAGCAAAAGCAAATTACAAAAGGAAAATCAACATCAAAAAAACATCCCGCCGGTTATTCCGACGGGATGTTTCTTTTGCAATGGGAGATTCCCGTTTCCACGGGAATGACAGCATCAGAAAAATTCACTGCCTACTGTCTACTTCCTACTTCCGACTAAATAAGTCCCTCGAAGAAGTTGTTGCCCTTGTCATCCACGAGGATGAATGCGGGGAAGTCCTTGATGGTAATCTTGCGGATGGCTTCCATGCCGAGTTCCGGGAAGGCCACGATGTCGTTGGACAGAATGTTCTGTTCAGCGAGGATGGCTGCCGGGCCGCCGATGGAGCCGAGGAAGAATCCACCGTACTTCTTGCAGGCGTCGGTCACGTCCTGAGAGCGGTTGCCCTTCGCGACCATGATCATCGAGGCTCCCTTGCTCTGGAAGCGCATCACGTACGGGTCCATGCGGTTTGCAGTCGTCGGGCCGAAGCTACCTGTCGGCATGCCTGCCGGAGTCTTGGCCGGGCCGGCGTAGTAAATCGGGTGGTCAGATACGACCTTCAATACGGTCTTTTCTTCGTCGGTGAGTTCTTCGCCGCGTTCCTGCTTGTCGAAGATTTCGGCAATCTTCGCGTGGGCCATGTCGCGGGCCACAATCATCGTGCCCTTGAGGCTGAGGCGCGTCTTCACCGGATACTTGGTGAGGTCGGCGAGCACATCCTTCATCGGTCGGTCAAGATCGATTTCAATAGCCGGAGCAAGGTTCACAGCGTTGCCAGCCGGGATGTAGTTTTCCGGATGGTGTTCCATCTTTTCGAGCCAGAGGCCGTTTTCGTCAATCTTTGCCTTGATGTTGCGGTCGGCAGAGCAGCTAACGCCGATAGAAACC
This genomic interval from Fibrobacter succinogenes contains the following:
- a CDS encoding S8 family serine peptidase, which encodes MFGCIGASAASVNYDLLGRKGSKMNSPMVYKNVDYSKNQKSESQKNDASLKTRALAKKGVGITNDYDALTGAFNSMGFDYQYASPRDPFPYYLKRYRANGSVSEEYYDVLKGRYGYMNQSNMAFKSVPVWASYSPNYEYGSGWTNVNSNEYSLSKEIDDFNNPVQRSPYSRYGDLRYVSYDAVKILLSQRYSISWYDNPSGNDASDWADVGVYIPVDALPVQLDWSKSVPFLRHRAGDQFTNPTPENEVLASRMYSVLKAGTNRASIYVGKNRPMDPSSDTKGPQIYIGAHPGRDPYNPDDDMMFYSGTAKLLDNYIYENRTVELVAAGNYNVYLRNGHISRLGQAANAVTVGVVDPLTGEPAYYTSSQSYICGSGIVEENGVVVCNNTRFRNLKPEIYNYSHFYMNDQKRVYSSSSNGTYIYTPYYDGTEMAAAYTAGMVAELLSANAFYRWHPEVVKALLMTSSKASGKGVPTYGSMMPQRGSSSGIVHESRYWIGDINKLMGDRKKVSFAVKRPSGANKYTAAITWLNHGSDIGRLGDYPQHFRLLSYRSRYTTIDPEYHNPLYATEPNQNFQVLTSDIDKDYVIFEIQFMGQDKSSANYKDQIVLGFDVAFY
- a CDS encoding FumA C-terminus/TtdB family hydratase beta subunit, whose amino-acid sequence is KGGGSANKTYYWPMTKALLNPKSLEKFLAEKVKTLGTAACPPYHLAIVIGGTSAEMNTHMVKLASCGYLDDIPTSGSEGGRIFRDLEMEEKVLHICQKTGIGAQFGGKYLVHDVRVIRAPRHAASCPVSIGVSCSADRNIKAKIDENGLWLEKMEHHPENYIPAGNAVNLAPAIEIDLDRPMKDVLADLTKYPVKTRLSLKGTMIVARDMAHAKIAEIFDKQERGEELTDEEKTVLKVVSDHPIYYAGPAKTPAGMPTGSFGPTTANRMDPYVMRFQSKGASMIMVAKGNRSQDVTDACKKYGGFFLGSIGGPAAILAEQNILSNDIVAFPELGMEAIRKITIKDFPAFILVDDKGNNFFEGLI